CAGAATAATTGTACCTTTAACTTTATTTTCTCGACAAAATGCCAATATTTGCCCTCTTCTTGCTTCAATCTCCGAGATGGTCACAAATTTATAAAAAGTGGCAATGGTATAAGACATGAATGAGTAATAAGTAATACGTAATACGTAATACGTCTAATGCGAATTAACTTTTATACTATCAGCTTATAAAAAGCTTAATCTTTCAAGGAATAAAAAGAGCTTACAAGAATCGTATTCAATCATTGCTAAAATCAAGGTTAATCTAATGCTACGGAAGGGGTTTGGGGAGGGTCGTCACCTCCCCAACAGGGGGTCTGGGGGAAAGTTCCCCCAGGGTTAAGTAATGGTTTTACAGACAAATTTGAGATATTGAGAGAGAATTAACCCTTTTTAATTCACATCAGACGTAAGTAATAAGTAACGAAAATAGATCGTAATATCTTGATTACTTGGTTTTACATTTAATTTCACCAATCTACTCATGACTGAGGAAACTCTTTATTTTGTACTTCTTGACTAAATTCTTGAACGGCATCACTAATAACCTGCCGTAAGTTGACGTAAGATTTAGCAAAAGGTGGCTGTTTGGCTGACAAGCCTAATAAGTCGGCGGTAACCAAAACTTGACCATCACATTTATTCCCTGCACCAATACCAATGGTAGGAATAGTTAGCTTAGAAGTAATGGTGGCAGCTAAATCTCTAGGGATATGTTCGAGAACAATCGCAAATGCTCCCGCTTGCTGTAAGGCGATCGCCTGATCGATAATTAAATTTGCGTTTTCAATCGTTTTTCCCTGTTGCTTGTAGCCTAAAATCCGAAATGACTGGGGAGTTAAGCCAACATGACCCATGACAGGAATACCTACGGCGGTTAATTCGGCAACTGTTTCAACGATGCGCGAACTTCCTCCTTCCAACTTTATAGCTGCTGCATCCGTTTCTTTTAGCACTCTTGCTGCTGCTTCCATTGCCTGCGTGATACTAGCTTGATAGCTCATAAAAGGCAAATCACAGACAACCAAGGCTTTTTTGACCCCGCGACAAACGGCTTTAGCATGATGAATCATTTCGTCTAGGGTTACAGGCAGAGTACTATTATGACCCAAGCCCACCATCGCCAAAGAATCTCCTACCAGAATTATGTCTACTCCTGCTAGATCTAATACCTGCGCCAGACTATATTCCCAGGCTGTGAGAGAAATAATCGACCGTCCTGCTTCTTTCCATTGAGTTAATTGCTGTATAGTTACTGCCATTGCTCCCTTAAGCTGGTTATACAATCTTATCGGCTGTCTTCCTATTATAAAAGCTGAAATAAAATAACTTATTTATTTAGACATGGCAAAACTAAAATTACTAAATTTACAAAAAAAATACCGTCCTGATGTCATTCCAGTTAAAGACATTTCCTTAGAAGTTGACGATGGTGAATTTTTAACTTTATTAGGACCTTCAGGCTGTGGTAAGTCTACCTTATTACGGCTGATTGCGGGTTTAGAGCCACCCACCAAAGGTCAGGTGATGATTGGGCAAAAAAACCTCAATCAGGCTGCTCCAGGCGATCGCAATATGGCAATGGTCTTCCAAAGCTATGCCCTTTATCCCCACATGACCGCAGCCGAAAATATTGCCACTGCTTTAAAGCTGCGTAAAATGCCCCAGGATGAAATCAATCTTAAAGTGAATGATGCAGCGCATAAATTAGAGCTTACTAGTTTACTCAATCGCAAGCCTGGTCAGATGTCTGGTGGACAAAGACAAAGGGTAGCTTTAGCTAGGGCTTTAGTACGCGATCCTGAAGTATTTTTACTAGATGAACCTCTTAGTAATTTAGACGCTTTACTGCGAGAGCAGGTTAGGGCGCAGATGAAACAGCTATTTAAAGAGCAAAACAAGCCTGTAGTCTATGTTACCCACGATCAAACTGAGGCGATGTCTCTTTCTACCACGGTGGCAGTTTTAAAAGATGGTTTGATTCAGCAATTAGATCCTCCCAGTCGCATTTATTCCATCCAGCCAATGAATTTGTTGCCAGCTTTGTTGGTAGTCCGCAAATGAATATTTTAACCTTGAGATGCGAGGGCAACAAAGCACTTTTAGGCAAATATGAATTTGAGCTACCCCCCAAGACGAGTAGACTATCTAAAATCATCTTTGGTATACGCCCTGAAGATGTATCATTAGCGTCTTCTGAATTAGAGTCTAATATTATGGGTCGGGCTTATTTAGTTGAGCAGTTAGGAAAAGATAATTTAGTCAGCCTCAAGATTACTGATTCTAACCTGACTATTAGGGCATTATTACCCAGTGATGGTGATTGGCAAGATAACACTATTTCACTAGCAATTAAACCAAATAAAATTCATTGGTTTAATGCCGAAAATGGCGATCGCCTCGGTTAAAATCAGGGTGTAGGGGCGAACCACCGTTCGCCCCTACTTTTTACCTAAGCGCTTTTTCCGCCTTCGGTTTAGAGGCCATATAGTTAGCTAACTGAGTGTTAATCTGTTCTCTAACAATAAATCGATACTCGGTAAAGTGTTCTAAATAGGCACAAAGAGTTAAGTATATTTCTAG
This DNA window, taken from Pleurocapsa sp. FMAR1, encodes the following:
- the panB gene encoding 3-methyl-2-oxobutanoate hydroxymethyltransferase; the protein is MAVTIQQLTQWKEAGRSIISLTAWEYSLAQVLDLAGVDIILVGDSLAMVGLGHNSTLPVTLDEMIHHAKAVCRGVKKALVVCDLPFMSYQASITQAMEAAARVLKETDAAAIKLEGGSSRIVETVAELTAVGIPVMGHVGLTPQSFRILGYKQQGKTIENANLIIDQAIALQQAGAFAIVLEHIPRDLAATITSKLTIPTIGIGAGNKCDGQVLVTADLLGLSAKQPPFAKSYVNLRQVISDAVQEFSQEVQNKEFPQS